The following proteins are co-located in the Palaemon carinicauda isolate YSFRI2023 chromosome 30, ASM3689809v2, whole genome shotgun sequence genome:
- the LOC137622905 gene encoding uncharacterized protein, whose product MGGVRLFAAVCLIAACVCVNSEVRVRKGVVFDERFKLSFASEVHVLLISYDPEEVARPLVTILDQIDELTNQLKTVENGMTIVKIRSMLGDIKRALSSSLETFDDFVLSQGERKKRAANWIGELVGGCTGLITRSELDQLEAALTKEEKNTHVMINKVVSHTRVLDDKLKTLFMTVAKGQQALTILAKRINEFDSRIEQIQRDVIYVESAAQLAFVASELTLHMEKVANQIQHVATTGEITSDILPPREFLRIIKKIHEVVPMFVPPVEQNLAEFYRMSTVTVNKSRGKFCFTVEIPVKNEDSDFRLFEVKSLWTQTGTEEFATRVSVDLPYFAVNERDTWAVALPNLDRCRIGRTHVLCEPVYAFFAPTARVCLLDVYLEQPDFARSCKFEVRADFEREIVNLGHRWVVSTRQESKYKVMCGSENEVKVLSPGVTVLAHEDGCSVQGDGYRLPGQRRMKGERVTVKDTTVLNASVILPGMNVSHVLVHLNLTRLGTMSLDHLPFFEQMVDLKTSHNTLSVGFYLASLCVFLVVLGGLVVCCRSMICGPTCLRCKRAEGDRATMLTEPLPVRETLAGETQGPRTASQVGHAGEGRVNMSIEGGARVYSNELPNVRVDVPSRARMEVAPTQLVSRNPGRRVRLNHVTPPL is encoded by the exons ATGGGAGGTGTCCGTCTTTTCGCAGCAGTGTGTTTGATAGCtgcttgcgtgtgtgtgaacagtgaagtgagagtacgcAAGGGCGTAGTCTTTGATGAGAGATTTAAGTTGTCTTTCGCGTCTGAGGTGCATGTGTTGCTGATTAGCTATGATCCCGAGGAAGTTGCGCGACCCCTAGTCACGATCCTGGACCAGATTGACGAGTTAACGAATCAGTTGAAAACAGTGGAAAACGGTATGACGATAGTTAAAATCAGATCGATGCTTGGTGATATTAAAAGAGCACTTAGTAGTTCCTTAGAGACCTTTGACGACTTCGTGCTGTcacaaggagagagaaaaaaacggGCAGCTAATTGGATTGGCGAATTGGTTGGAGGTTGTACCGGACTAATTACCCGGTCGGAACTCGATCAGCTCGAAGCAGCGTTGACTAAAGAAGAGAAAAATACACACGTCATGATAAACAAGGTCGTATCCCATACTCGTGTTTTAGATGATAAGCTGAAGACACTTTTTATGACAGTAGCTAAAGGACAGCAGGCACTAACTATATTAGCGAAACGGATTAATGAATTTGACAGTAGAATTGAACAAATCCAAAGGGACGTGATTTATGTCGAGAGCGCTGCACAATTAGCTTTTGTTGCTAGTGAGCTAACTCTTCATATGGAAAAGGTGGCCAATCAAATCCAACATGTGGCCACTACGGGTGAAATAACATCCGACATTTTACCCCCTAGGGAGTTTTTGAGGatcattaaaaaaattcatgaagttGTGCCAATGTTTGTTCCCCCTGTAGAGCAAAATTTAGCTGAGTTTTATCGAATGTCAACCGTGACTGTTAATAAATCAAGGGGGAAGTTTTGTTTCACCGTAGAGATACCGGTTAaaaatgaggattcagattttcgaTTATTTGAAGTAAAGTCACTGTGGACCCAGACCGGGACGGAGGAGTTCGCAACTCGAGTGTCAGTGGATTTGCCGTATTTTGCGGTGAATGAGAGGGATACTTGGGCTGTGGCTTTGCCTAACCTGGATAGGTGTAGGATAGGAAGAAcacatgtgttgtgtgaacctgtgtatgcGTTTTTTGCGCCTACCGCGCGTGTGTGTTTGCTTGATGTGTACTTGGAACAGCCTGATTTTGCGCGTAGTTGCAAGTTCGAGGTAAGAGCAGACTTTGAGAGGGAGATCGTTAATTTAGGACACCGTTGGGTGGTGTCGACGAGGCAGGAGTCGAAGTATAAGGTGATGTGTGGTTCGGAGAATGAGGTTAAAGTATTGAGCCCAGGAGTCACTGTGTTGGCACATGAGGACGGGTGTTCTGTACAAGGGGACGGGTATCGGTTACCCGGCCAGAGGAGAATGAAGGGTGAACGAGTGACAGTTAAGGATACCACGgtgttgaatgcttctgtcatcttGCCAGGGATGAATGTGTCTCATGTATTAGTTCACCTTAACCTGACTAGGCTCGGAACCATGTCCTTAGACCACCTTCCCTTTTTCGAACAGATGGTAGATTTGAAAACTTCCCATAACACTTTGAGTGTAGGATTTTATTTAGCTAGCCTGTGTGTGTTTCTTGTTGTCTTGGGTGGACTGGTTGTATGCTGTAGGTCAATGATATGTGGACCTACCTGTCTCCGATGCAAGAGGGCAGAGGGGGACAGGGCAACTATGTTGACAGAACCTCTGCCAGTAAGGGAAACTTTGGCAGGAGAAACACAAGGCCCAAGGACCGCCAGCCAGGTGGGTCACGCAGGTGAAGGTCGAGTGAACATGTCTATTGAGGGCGGGGCTCGGGTGTATTCCAATGAGCTCCCAAATGTCCGGGTGGACGTACCGTCACGAGCACGGATGGAAGTCGCCCCAACTCAGCTGGTATCACGT aatccagggcggagagtgagactgaaccATGTAACACCTCCCCTGTGA